A genomic window from Nomascus leucogenys isolate Asia chromosome 10, Asia_NLE_v1, whole genome shotgun sequence includes:
- the ELK3 gene encoding ETS domain-containing protein Elk-3, which translates to MESAITLWQFLLQLLLDQKHEHLICWTSNDGEFKLLKAEEVAKLWGLRKNKTNMNYDKLSRALRYYYDKNIIKKVIGQKFVYKFVSFPEILKMDPHAVEISRESLLLQDSDCKASPEGREAHKHGLAALKSTSRNEYIHSGLYSSFTINSLQNPPDTFKAIKTEKLEEPPEDSPPVEEVRTVIRFVTNKTDKHVTRPVVSLPSTSEAAAASAFLASSVSAKISSLMLPNAASISSASPFSSRSPSLSPNSPLPSEHRSLFLEAACHDSDSLEPLNLSSGSKTKSPSLPPKAKKPKGLEISAPPLVLSGTDIGSIALNSPALPSGSLTPAFFTAQTPNGLLLTPSPLLSSIHFWSSLSPVAPLSPARLQGPSTLFQFPTLLNGHMPVPIPSLDRAASPVLLSSNSQKS; encoded by the exons ATGGAGAGTGCAATCACGCTGTGGCAGTTCCTGTTGCAGTTGCTGCTGGATCAGAAACATGAGCATTTGATCTGCTGGACCTCGAACGATGGTGAATTCAAGCTCCTCAAAGCAGAAGAAGTGGCCAAGCTGTGGGGACtccgaaaaaacaaaacaaatatgaacTATGATAAGCTGAGCAGAGCCCTGCGATACTATTATGACAAG AACATCATCAAGAAGGTGATCGGCCAGAAGTTTGTGTACAAGTTTGTCTCTTTCCCGGAGATCCTGAAGATGGATCCTCACGCGGTGGAGATCAGCCGGGAGAGCCTTCTGCTGCAGGACAGCGACTGCAAGGCATCTCCGGAGGGCCGCGAGGCCCACAAACACGGCCTGGCCGCCCTCAAAAGCACGAGCCGCAACGAATACATCCACTCAGGCCTGTACTCGTCCTTCACCATTAATTCCCTGCAGAACCCACCAGACACCTTCAAGGCCATCAAGACGGAGAAGCTGGAGGAGCCGCCTGAAGACAGCCCCCCCGTGGAAGAAGTCAGGACTGTGATCAGGTTTGTGACCAATAAAACCGACAAGCACGTCACCAGGCCGGTGGTGTCCCTGCCTTCCACGTCAGAGGCTGCGGCGGCGTCCGCCTTCCTGGCCTCATCCGTCTCGGCCAAGATCTCCTCTTTAATGTTGCCAAACGCTGCCAGTATTTCATCCGCCTCACCCTTCTCATCTCGGTCCCCGTCCCTGTCCCCCAACTCACCCCTCCCTTCTGAACACAGAAGCCTCTTCCTGGAGGCCGCCTGCCATGACTCCGATTCCCTGGAGCCCTTGAACCTGTCATCGGGCTCCAAGACCAAGTCTCCATCTCTTCCCCCAAAGGCCAAAAAACCCAAAGGCTTGGAAATCTCAGCGCCCCCGCTGGTGCTCTCCGGCACCGACATCGGCTCCATCGCCCTCAACAGCCCAGCCCTCCCCTCGGGATCCCTCACCCCAGCCTTCTTCACTGCACAG ACACCAAATGGATTGCTTCTGACTCCGAGTCCACTGCTCTCCAGCATACATTTCTGGAGCAGCCTTAGTCCAGTTGCTCCGCTGAGTCCTGCCAGGCTGCAAGGGCCAAGCACGCTGTTCCAG